The genomic window CTACCGAATCATCGCGACGCCCGTTACGGACGAGAGGGGCCGGGTCGTGGCGGCGATCGAGATGGTCGAGGACATCACCGAACGCAGGCGGGCGGCGGAGGCCCTGCGCGTGAGCGAGCAGCGCCACCGTTCCTACATCGAGTTGACCGGGCAGCTGGGCTGGACGACCAATGCCGCCGGGGAACTGGTCGAGGATCTCCCCGCGTGGAGGGCCTTCACGGGTCAGAGCGAGGAGGAAATCAAGGGTGCGGGATGGGCAAATGCGATTCACCCGGATGACCGGGAGCGTGCCCTGGAGGAATGGCGCAAGGCCGTCGCAGCCAAGAGCGCCTACGAGGTCGAGTACCGGGTACGCAGAAAGGATGGGGTGTACCGGCACTGGCTGGTCCGCGGCGTCCCCCTCTTCGAGGATGACGGGAGCATCCGCGAGTGGGTCGGCACCTCGATCGACATCACGGACATGAAGCGCGTGGAGGATGAGCTCAAGAGATCGGAAGGCATGTACCGCACGATCTTCGAGACGACACCGGCGGCGATGATGATCGTCGAGGAGGACACGACCATATCCATGGTCAACAGGGAGTTCACGGCGCAAACGGGCTACGAGGCCGGCGAGATCGAGGGGAAGAAAAGCTGGACGGAACTCATCCGGAAAGAGGATCTGGACCGTGTGATGGGGTATCACCGCCTGCGCAGGCTCGACCCGGATGCGGCGCCGAGGAACTACGAGTTTCGATACACGGACAGGCAAGGGCGCATCCGGGACGTCTACGCGACGGTCGCCATGATGCCGGGGACGAAGAAAACGGTGCTGTCCTTCCTGGACATCACGGACAGAAAGCGGGACGAGGAAACCCTCAGGACGATGGCCGAGGAGCTGAAGTCCAAGACCCATGCCCTGGAGGAGATGAATGCAGCGCTGCGCGTGCTGCTCAAGCAAAGGGAAGAGGACAAGACGGACCTGGAAAAAAGAATCCTTGCCAGCGTCAAGGAGCTTGTCATCCCGCACCTCAGGGAGCTGAAAAAGAGCCTGTCCGGTCAGAAGGACCTGACCCGCCTCCAGATCCTGGAATCGAACCTGCAGGGCATCATGTCCCCCTTTGCGCAGAAGCTGTCCATGCAGTTCCTGAATCTCACGCAGAAGGAAATCCAGGTGGCCAATCTCATCAAGGAGGGCAAGACGACAAAGGAAATCGCACAGTTCATGGACCTGTCAAAGTTTGCCATCGACACGCACAGGGCCCACCTGAGAAGAAAACTGGGCCTGACCAACAAGAGAGTCAATCTCAGGACTTACCTTTCCTCCTTTTTGAAATAGTGTTTTTGCACACTATTCAACCATTATTTTTTCAATATTGCCATCCGGACAATTATGCTTGAGAGAGCAAATGGGCATAAGGAGACGCACGAACACGATTCGGTAACCGGCGTTTTCGCGCATCCGCCAGCATCTGTTCAGCACATCGACGACCGGAAACAAGCCCTCGAAACCCTGACCTGAAAGGAGTTTTCCCATGTCCCGGCATGCGTATCGGGCCGATGTGCCCCTGCCCCGAGCGGAAGGCTTGAGTCGGATCCGAACCAAATCAGTGCCCCTGGGCAAACCGAACGGCTCCGGGGGAACGGAGCCCCCGAGAATATACATGTGGGCCGGGTCGGAAGGTCTTTTCATCTCGGCGGATCTGCGTGACCTCGGCCTCGAGGATCTCCGGATTCGTGCGCAGGGCATGAGCTTGATCTTCGACGGGACTCTCCGCCCGGAGTTGCCGAATGCGGAGGGGGGGACCCACCGGGCGAAAAAGGCCCCGGCGGCATTCTCCCACGTACTGGAACTGCCGTACGAGGTCAACGGCGATGATATCGATGTGCAAAACGAGAATGGGCTGGTCTCGATCGTCCTGAAGAGGAGGGATTCCGGGCGGCAGAACAGCCGCGCCGCGCAGTCGTCCTTCAGGGCATCGATTAGGCGCTTTTTCGGGGAAAACGAAAGCACTCCCCGCAGCCTCAAGGACGAGATTGCGATGCTGGAGACCATCGAGAGGTATCTTGCATTTCAATCCGTCAAGGGCACGGCCCGATAAAGGAGGATGACCCCATGGCACCCTCTGTCCATGAAGCCGCCCGACAGCCCGGGCGACAGTCCGGGGAAAGGGAACGCCGGGAAACCCGCTTCGAGCGCTCCCCGTGGATCCACGTGACCCGAAGTGAGAGGGATGACCCGCGGGTGACCATGTGGGACGGGGTCAAGGCCATCGTCATCGCCCTGTCGTTTACCTACGGCGATCCCGGGGACATCCAGATTTCCATCGTGGAGGACTGCCTCCTGATGAGGGGCACGGCGGGGAACAACGCCGTCAGTCGAACCATAGAGCTTCCCTGCCCGGTCGAGACCCGTCCGATCCGAATCGACGACAAGGGGACGATCTACTTCCTCCTGCGGAAAAAGGTAAACACCCCTTGATCGTCTTGCGCTGTGCGGGGGGAAGCCGGCACCCCGTCATCCGGTGCGTTTCGTCCGTGTGCTGCATTCCGCCCCCCCCACATGCCCGGTGTTCTCTTCGCCGCCGTGCCGTTCCGTGTCTTCATGGCCCGCTCTCTTTGGCCCGCGAATACCCGGTCGCAGCCGGGCGTCATTGCGGGAGGTCGAAGATGGTTCCTTCTGAATCGTCGGCTGCGGAAAGGAGTCCGGATCATGAAAATGACATCCCATCAGATCGAACAGTGGCTTCGCAGAAATCGAAGAAGAATGATCAAGTGCCCCTACCAGCCGGGGGATCTGAGAATTACTCTCTGGGGCTGCAGGCAGCGCAAGCTGCAGGCAAGAAGAGAGGATTTTTCGGACCTGATGAAGGGAGACTATTTCGATTACGTCTACAAGAGCAACCTGTTGCGGTGCCGCGATTGTCCGATTCCCGAGGCGTACCGGCATCGGGGTAACCGCACAGGCTCAGTCACCGCCGCGTAATCCGCCGCCCGATGAGCGCCCGGCAGCCGGCAGGGTGCAAGCAGCGGCCGGCAAGCGCTCAGCCCCGCCATGCGCGGGCGGCGTGACGGCCCCGGGGCGTCAAATCGGCGCCCGGGTATTGTCTTGGGAAGAAGCGAGGAGGTGAACCATGTTCCAGCCGAAAACCATCCTGGTGCCCACAGATTTCTCCGTTTATTCGGAGAGGGCCTTCCGCAAGGCCCTCGATCTCTCGAAGGCCTACTCGGCGAAGCTCGCCGTCCTCCACGTCGTCAGGGTGCTGCCGCTGAACGTCGGCGAATACTGGCTCGAGGAAACGACGATCAAGCGCGTGCAGGCCGACCTCGAGAGGGCCTCGAGAGACGAGGTCGTGAAGTTCATCGGAAAGTTCCCCGAGGCCAAGGGCCTCTCCGTCGAGGCCAGCGTCCGAAGCGGCGTCCCCTACGAGCAGATCGTGCAGGACGCGGCGGACCGGGGCGTTGACCTCATCGTCATGGCCCCGCGAGGCAAGGCGGGGATCAAGGAGCATCTCCTGGGGGGCACGGCGGACAGGGTCATCCGTCATGCGGCCTGCGACGTGCTGATCGTCCGTGGCCGTGATTAGCGCAGGGTGTCAGCGTCAGGTGCTCCGCACCCCTACTGGATCTCCCCGATCGCCCGGGCGATGTCGGCCGGACCCTTGACCACCTTTTTCCGGCCGCTGTCGAGGATCACTGCGGTGGGCGTCGAGCGGACCTTGTCCTCGGTGAGGTAGCCCGTCAGGAAGCTGAAGGTCGGGGTCGGGTCGAAGACCTTGAACTTGATGCCGCTTTTCTTCAGGTGTTCCTCCAGCTTCTCCCGCTCGGTGATGTTGAGCGCTGCGGCCTGGAAGAGGGCATGGCGCGCCTTGTTGGCGTAGTCGATGTCCTTCTTCTCGTTGAGCGCATAGAGGAAGTAGCGGGCATAGAGCGTCGTGTGCTGGTGCACCGGCGTGTCGACGAAGGTCACCCGGATGGCGTTCTTCTTCACGAGATCCGCGATGGGCTGGGCGATCTCCGGGTCGAGCCTCGAGCAGGGGCCGCAGAAGTAGTCGCTGTAGAGCCGCACGTGGACCCGTCCGTTCCCGAAGACGGGTTTTACGGGCTCCGCCGCGTACGCGGGCGTCGCGGACCCTTCGAAGAAGACGATGAAGGTGAGCAGCCCCAAGGCGGCGAAGATTCCCACCATCCTGCGCTTCGACCAGTCGAGGTTGATCGCGAAGAGCAGCAGCAGGACCGCCCCGAAGGTCAGGCAGTAGGGGCAGAAGACGTCGTTTTGCACCTGGAAGCCGATGAGAAAGGCCTCCGCCCCGACGCCGGCCGACAGCAGGAAGAGCCGGTAATCCGCGAGGCCGAGGAGACTGAGCACGATGAGCGTCCCCATGAAGAGGACCCCCATGATCTTGAGGTCGATCCCGAGGAGTGAGCCCTGCAGGTACGAGCACGAGTCCCCGCAGTAGGCGTAGACGAACACCAGCGCGATCCCGGCGAGGGACAGCAGGATATTGAGCTTCTCTTTTCCGGTGAGGGTCGTTTTCATGACCATGCTTTTGTTCAAGATTCGTACCATTTTCACTTCTTGCGCAACGTGACCTGGAAGAGTTTCCGCGGGAGCGAACCCTCCTCGAACTCCTCGATGCCGAGGATGTCGAACCCCTCGGCCAGGCTCTCGACCATGGCCCTGTCGAAATAGTGTACGACAAAACCGTTCATCTCGTAAAGGTCCTCGCCGAGATGGGTTCCCTGGCCGTAGTGGGCGTCCCCCTTGTGGCGGACCGTGTAGATGTTCAGTCCCCCCGGTTTGAGGACACGGCGGACCTCCCCGTTGAGAAACCCGATCTCCGCCCGGCTGAAGGCCATGCAGTACAGCATGTGGGAGAAGCAGCCGTCGATCGAGGCATCCTCGAAAGGAAGCGGTTTGCGGAGGTCGTGAAAGACGGGTGCGATCATCTCGCCCAGGTCGGTCTTGACGCCCTTGTCGATGATTCCCCAGAGCCCGCTTTCGCTGTAATCCAGTGCATAGACCCGCAGCCCCAGGCCCGCGAAGTAAAGGGTGTCCCGTCCCTGCCCGGCGCCCAGCTCCAGCAGGAGGCTGCAGCCCCCTTCCAGGTAGCGTTCCGCCGCCCTTCGGGCCGCGCCGCTCGGCTCTTCGCCGAAGAAATCCATCACGGCCGCGTAGGCCCGGTCCCAATGCCTTTGCTGACGGTCCAGTTCGTCCTTCAGCATGTCCCGCTTTCCTGTTCGGCCGGATGCGAAGGCCGGCAAGGAGAAGATGGCGTTTTTTCTGAACTGCTTCCGTGAAAAAGTCAAATGAATTCGAGAACGCCTCGAGGGGATCGGGTTCAAGCGGGTCTTGCGGTCAGAAAAAAAGATCACCCGGCAGAGGGGGCCGGGTGATCCTGCAAAGGGGGAAGTGCCTGTGAAGAAGGTCTCGCGTTTACGGTTATTTTATCGCATGCCGCCCATGCCGTAGCCCATGCCGGACCCCATCTTGGGACCCGCACCGGGGCCTTTGCCCGGGCCCATGCCCTTGCCGGCACCCGGCCCGGGGCCGAAGCAGCGCCCGATCGCCCGGTTCTGCTTCAGCAGTTCCTGCTGCTCCGGGGTGAGCACCTTGTAGACGGACCAGCGGTAATCGGCTTTCTTGTCGTCGATCTGGTCGCGCAGCGCCCGCACTTCCTTTTCCGTTGCGCGGATCTTCGCCTCGTCAGGGCTCTTCTCGAGCCACAGGATTCTGAGATCACCCCTCTTGCTGTGCATCTTGTCCTCGAGGGGCTTGATCTCCTTCAGGTGCGCGGTCCGCAGGTCGGCGATCTTCGTTTTCTGCTCTGCCGTGAGGTTCAGGCCCTGCACGCCCGAAAGGTCATTGCCGTTGCAGAAGCCGTATCCGCGGCCTTTACCACCCCTCGCGTCGGCGGGCATCACGAAGGCCGTCACGAGAAGAAGGGCTGTGAGAACGATCATCATCTTTTTCATGGTCTCAATCTCCTTTGAAGTTGTTTTCTTGCCCAGACCATAGGGCAACGATCGTGCCATCTGAATCATTTATTTATAAGATGCCGAATTCGCATATATTTTTCGTGTATTCATCCGTTCTGCCGCTCGGAGTGCGATAAAAAAGTGGATAATATGTATCCATAAAGTGTATACAGGAGTGAAGAAAGTATTCAGGGAATGTTCGATGTGCGGAGCGAGAGGTTCCCGGATGCATGGGCGGGTTGAGCCTTTGATTCCTCCTGAGCTTCTTGAATTCTCAACTCGCGAACTTCATGGACAATGACAAAGAGTTTTGCATGACGGTAGCCTGTGAGAACCGCTGAGCGAAAAAGGCTGTGGCTCCTCGTGCCCCCCTGGGTGATTCTCGGTGCCGTGGCGCTCCTGGTCCCTCTGTTTGCCTTTCTCACCTGGGAGAATGTCACCCGTCACAGGGACATGAGCACGAGGCTTCTCCTGGAGAAGGGCGAGGCCATCATCCGCTCCTTCGAGGCGGGGGCGAGGGCCGGCGAGGGGATGCGGTGGGGCAGCTTCCAGCTGCAGAAGCTCCTCATCGAGACGGCCCAGCAGCCGGGCGTGGAGTACTTCACCATCACCGACACGAAGGGCCGGATCCTCGCGGACAGCGATCCCGGCGTGATCGGCGAGGTGTATGAAACGGGCCTGGATCTGACGGCCCTTGCCCGCGAGGGCCATGCGCAGTGGCGGATCATCGAGGGGGCCGACGGGGCAAGCACCTTCGAGGTCTATCGCCGGTTTGCGCCCCGGGAGGAGCCGTTTGCGGGCTTCAGCGGCCAGAGGCAGGGCGCCGCCTACGTGATCTTCGTGGGCCTCGACAGGACGCCCGTGCAGGAGGCCCACGCCCAGGACACCCGCAACACGGTCATCACGGCCTCGGTGCTCCTGCTGATCAGCGTGGCCGGGATCGTCTCCCTTCTCCTTGCCCTGGGCTACCGGTCTGTCCGGGCCTCGCTGACCCGGGTCAAGGCCCTCTCCGACAGCCTCGTGGCGCACATGCCCGTCGGGCTCGTAGCCGTCGATCCCGACGGGAGGGTGGCGGTGTTCAACGACACGGCGGAAAGACTGTTCGGGCGGCCGTCGGCAGAGGCGCTCGGCAGGCCCGCCGCGGAAATCCTTCCCCCTGCGTGCCTCGAGATCCTGGGGGGCCTGGTCCCGGAGCGGCCGATCGTCGAGAGGGAGTTCGCGTGCACGGTCCGCGAAGGAAGGACGGTGCCCCTGGAGGTGATCGCGGCGGTCCTGAAGGATGACGAGGGGGTGCCGATCGGCCGCATCGCCCTTCTCCGTGATCTCTCTGAGCTTCAGCGGCTGCGCGACGAGGTGGAGCGAAGCCGGCGGCTTGCCGCCGTCGGGAGCCTCGCCGCGGGGGTGGCCCACGAGATCCGCAACCCGCTCAGTTCCATCAAGGGCTTTGCCACCTACTTCCGCCAGCGGTACGGCGGGGTGCCCGACGACGTGAAGATGGCGGATATCATGATCCAGGAGGTGGACCGCCTCAACCGGGTCATCACCGAGCTTCTCGAATTCTCGCGCCCCGTGGAGCTGAGGCGCAAGGCGACCGACGCGGCCGGCCTCGTCCGGCAGGCGGCGGACACGATCGAGAGGCAGGCGCGCGAGAAGGGGATCGCCGTGCGGATAGAGGCCGCCCCGGGCTTGCCGCCCGTCCTCGTTGACCCGGACCGCATGACGCAGGTGTTCCTCAATCTCTTCCTCAACGCCTTGGCCGCCATGGAACAGGGAGGCGTCCTCTCGGTCGGCCTGGCCCTGCAGGACGGCCGAACCCTCCGCATCACCGTCGGCGACACCGGGACGGGCATCCGGAAGGAGGACCTCGGGCGGGTCTTCGACCCCTACTTCACGACGAAGCCCTCGGGGACGGGGCTGGGGCTTGCCATCGTGCACCGGATCGTCGAGTCCCACGGCGGCGAGATCAGCCTGGAAAGCGAGCCCGGCAGGGGGACGGTCTTCACGATCCTGCTGCCCGCCGGGACGGCCGGGAAGGAGCAGACATGAACGCCAAGAATGTGATCCTCGTCGTCGACGACGACTATGCCCACCGGACGATGCTGAAGGCCCTGCTGAGCGGCTGGGGCTACGAGGTCCGAGAGGCCGACGACGGCGCCGCGGCCGTCGAGTCGGTCGGGAAGGAGCCCCTCGACCTGGTCCTCATGGACATTCGCATGGTGCGCGTCTCGGGCATCGAGGCCCTCGAGGCCATCCGCCGCTTCAACCCAGCCCTGCCCGTGATCCTCATGACGGCATATGCCTCCGTGGAGACGGCCGTCGAGGCGCTCAAGAAGGGGGCCTACGACTACCTGACGAAGCCCCTGGACTTCGACGAGCTGCGCCTCTCCCTGGAGCGTGCCCTGGAGCACACGCACCTGCGGGAGGAGAACCGCCTGCTGCGCGAGAGCCTCGGGGCCCGCTTCGACCGCGGGAACCTGATCGGCCGCAGCGCGGCCATGACCCGGCTGCTGGACCTGGTGGCCCAGGTGGCCCCGTCGGAGGCGACGGTGCTGATCTCGGGGGAATCGGGCACGGGCAAGGAGATGATCGCCGGGGCCATCCACGCCAACAGCCCCCGCAGCAGGGGGCCCTTCATCCGCATCAACTGCGCCGCCATCACGGAGACGCTGCTGGAGTCGGAGCTCTTCGGCCACGAGAAAGGCGCCTTCACCGGCGCCGACCGGCGCAAGGAGGGCAAGTTCCGGCAGGCCGACGGGGGGACGATCTTCCTCGACGAGGTGAGCGAGATGTCGCTGGGGATGCAGGTGAAACTCCTGCGGGTCCTGCAGGAGCGGGAGTTCACCCGCGTGGGTGGCGAGGACCTCATCCGGGTCGACGTGCGCGTGCTTGCCGCCACGAACCGCGACCTGCTGAAGTTCGTCGCGGAAGGCCGGTTCCGCGAAGACCTCTTCTACCGCCTCAACGTGGTGAACCTGCGCGTTCCCGCCCTGAGGGAGCGCAGGGAGGACATCCCGCTTCTGGCCCAGCACTTCCTGAAGCTCTTTGCGGAGAAGAACCGCAAGCCGCTCCAGGGGTTCACCCCGCGCGCCATGGACCGCCTGCTGCGCTACCCTTGGCCGGGCAACGTGCGGGAACTGATGAACACGATTGAGCGCGGGGTTGTGCTTTGCCGGGCCGACATCCTGGACGAGCAGGACGTGGCGCCCGTGCTCGAGGCGGAGACCGTGCCCGCGGCCGCCGGGCAGGCGGCCGATGCCCCGGCCGTCACGGACGCATCCCTGGAAGCCCTGGAGAAGGCTGCGGTCCTCAGGACCCTCGAGGAGACGGGGGGCAACAAGAGCGAGGCCGCCCGCCGCCTGGGCATCACCCGCCGCACGCTGCACCTGAAGCTGAAGAAATACGGTCTGATGTAGAATCGGGGGCTGCGCTCTTCTGTGCTTGCCCGTTTTCAATCACGATTCGGGCAGGGGAGGGCGGAGGGTTTCTTATCAGCCGCACTGCGGAGCATCGTCCGCTGGTGCCGTTTGCTCAGCGGGATCGAAGCCTCATCTGCGGGCTACCACAAGCGGCATGAGTGCAAACACCGCGAGCATGGCAAAGTAAACGGCGCCGGCCACCGGATCGCGGGCCGCAAAGTACTCGCCTATCGACAGGCCGCGAAGCCACAGGACGATCGTGAATTCAACGGTCAGCAAGAGACAGAGAGCAATCATGCCCATCCCGAGTCTGCTGGACGTATGGGACGGCAAGGCAAGCCGCCGGACCACCCATCGGGCCGAGGCGATGATTACGATCAGCATCAGGGGGGCTTCCATCAGTTCGGCCGTTCTCTCGCCGAATTGCGGCAGAAGCCACAGGATGCGGACCGTCCCGAGAACAAAACCCGCACCGAACGCGAGCGCAAAGTAGAGAACGCCCGCCTTGAGAATCTGCACGATTGCTTTCCCTCAAGGTGATTTTGGCTTGAAATGTAGCACAAAGGATGAAAACTGGAAATCAAGACCTTAGGGAAAAAGGAATGCGAGACGCACACCGCGTTCTGTCAACATGAGAAAACCCCGACCGCATGCGGTCGGGGTTTTCCAGGATCCGTCCGTATCAGGACGGCCCCTGTTTCCTGCTGAATGTTTCCCCTTGCCGAACCCTGGATCCGGGTTTACGCCTTGCTCACCCGGCAGGGCAGCCCCTTGAGGTTCGGCGTCCCGTATTCCCTGCCGAGCTTGCCCACCGACGTGAGCATGTTGAAGTTGGCCGACTGCCAGTCGTACTGGGTCTCGGGGCTTGCCTCGGGGAACCACCAGCCGTGGGCTGCGCAGAGCACCCGCGGGTCGAGGGCATCCGTGAGATAGGCCCTCTGCGTGATCTTCCCGTAGGGGGTCTCGATGAGAACGCTGTCGCCCTCGGCGATGCCGTACTTCGCGGCCGTCTCCGGGTGGATCTCCAGCCTCGGGTCGGGGTTCATCTTGCGCAGCTTCTCGACCCACCGGTACGAGGAGTGCAGGTAGTAGCGGCTCTTGGCGCTCGTGAGCACCAGGGGGTATGCCGGGTCCTCCGCCTCGGGGAGCCCCCTGTACGTGGGAAGCGCCGAGAGCTTGAACTTCTCCGCCGTGCTGAGGCGCAGCTCGACCTTGGTCGTCGGCGTGGAGAATCCCTTCTCCTCGTATTTCTTGAACCGCTCGGGCCCCTTCAGGTAGCCCTTCTCGCAGAACTGCGCGTAGGTGAGGCCCGCGGGCTTCACGACGTCCTCGGCGAACTCGTTGAAGTCCTCCTTCCAGAGCTCCTTCGGCGTCATGCGCTTGCCCAGCTCGTTCATGATCTTGATGTCGGGCCAGCACTCCTCCGGCGGCTCCACCACCTTGGGCCGCGCCAGGATGTAGCCGTGGCCGATCCCGATGTGGCCGATGTCGTTGAACTCGAACTGCGTCGCGGCGGGCAGCACCACGTCGGCCAGGGCCGCCGTGGGGGTCATGAAGATCTCGGCGACGGCGAGGAAGTCGAGCTTCATGAAGGCCTCGTAGGTGAGCCGGCTGTCGGCGTAGGACAGCATGGGGTTGCAGCACATCATGTAGGCGCCGCGGATGGGGTAGGGCTTGTCCTCCAGGATCGCCTTCCGGAAGAAGGCCGGCGCGTTGGTCATCAGCCGCGGGATGACGCCGTGGGCATTCGCGATCATCTCCTTGCGCTTGTCGGGGATGAGGTCGGCGCGCACCAGGGGCGCGAGCCCCAGCATCTTCGGGTCCCGGGGGTCCACGTTCCCGCCCGGGACGTCGAGGTTGCCCGTGATCGCCATGAGGCAGATGAGGGCGCGCGTCGTCTCGAAGGTTTGGGTGACGTGCTCGATGGGGTTGCCCCACTGGATGGCGGCGGGTTTGGCCGCGGCGTAGGCCCGGGCGGCCTGGCGGATGGTGTCGGCCGGCACCCAGGTGATCTCGGAGACCTTCTCGGGCGGCCAGTCTTTCACGTGGGCCGCGAGCTCGTCGAAGCCATGGGTCCACTTCTCGACGAACTCCCTGTCGTAGAGGCCCTCCCCGATGATGACGTGGAGGAAGCCCAGGGCAAGCGCCGCGTCCGTCCCGGGCCGCAGCTGGAGCCAGTGCTTTGCCTTCCTCGCGAGGTCGATGCGCCGGGGGTCGATGACGATGATCTCGGTGCCGTCCTTGATCTGCTTCATGAGCATGCTGCAGATCTCGCCCTCCTCGTTGGTGGAGGTGATGTTGCTGCCCCAGAGCACGACGAGCCTGCTCGGGTAGTGCAGGTCCGCCACGGGGTAGAACCCGCAGGTGTGCACGCCCGTGATCTCCCGGGGCGCGTGGCAGACGTCCTGGGAGGCGATCACGTTGGGGGAGCCGAAAATGTTCGCGAGTCGGATCTGGATGAAGTGGTCGAGACCCTTGGGCATCCCCACGCCGAAGGCGACACCCTTGGCGCCGTACTGTTCCTTGACCTTGAGTAGACCCTGGGCGACGGTGTCCAGGGCCTCGTCCCAGGAGATGCGCGTCCACTTCCCCTCGCCCCGCTTGCCGGCCCGCTTCAGGGGGTGGCGCAGCCGGTCCGGGTGGTTGAGCTTGTCCGCCGAGGCGAGCCCCTTGATGCAGGTATAGCCCTTGCTCAGGAACCCCGTCGGGTCCCCCTTGATCTTCACGATCTTGTTGTCCTGGACCCCCACGAGAAGCGTGCAGCCCCCGTGATCCATGCGCGCGCAGTGCGTCCTGACCCATCGGATGTCTTCTGCCATCGGTCCTCTCCTTGATCCGTTCACCTCGCGGAGGGCATCCCGGGCCCGCCGCGGACAGGCGCACCATACACCATTTGCCCGAGGGCTGCAAAACCTTATTTGACTGCGGTCCGGCGGGGCTTGAAGGCGCAGCGGACGAGTTCCGCCGTGTGGCATGGATT from Syntrophaceae bacterium includes these protein-coding regions:
- a CDS encoding molybdopterin-dependent oxidoreductase, with the protein product MAEDIRWVRTHCARMDHGGCTLLVGVQDNKIVKIKGDPTGFLSKGYTCIKGLASADKLNHPDRLRHPLKRAGKRGEGKWTRISWDEALDTVAQGLLKVKEQYGAKGVAFGVGMPKGLDHFIQIRLANIFGSPNVIASQDVCHAPREITGVHTCGFYPVADLHYPSRLVVLWGSNITSTNEEGEICSMLMKQIKDGTEIIVIDPRRIDLARKAKHWLQLRPGTDAALALGFLHVIIGEGLYDREFVEKWTHGFDELAAHVKDWPPEKVSEITWVPADTIRQAARAYAAAKPAAIQWGNPIEHVTQTFETTRALICLMAITGNLDVPGGNVDPRDPKMLGLAPLVRADLIPDKRKEMIANAHGVIPRLMTNAPAFFRKAILEDKPYPIRGAYMMCCNPMLSYADSRLTYEAFMKLDFLAVAEIFMTPTAALADVVLPAATQFEFNDIGHIGIGHGYILARPKVVEPPEECWPDIKIMNELGKRMTPKELWKEDFNEFAEDVVKPAGLTYAQFCEKGYLKGPERFKKYEEKGFSTPTTKVELRLSTAEKFKLSALPTYRGLPEAEDPAYPLVLTSAKSRYYLHSSYRWVEKLRKMNPDPRLEIHPETAAKYGIAEGDSVLIETPYGKITQRAYLTDALDPRVLCAAHGWWFPEASPETQYDWQSANFNMLTSVGKLGREYGTPNLKGLPCRVSKA